GGGTGCCGCGCTCCTCGGTGCGCGAGGTGTCCTCCTCGTAGACCTCGGTCTCCAGCATGCTGCGCCGCAGATAGAAGACGACGGCCGCGCCGAACGCGCCGACGACGAACGGGATCCGCCAGCCGTAGCTGTGCAGGGCGCCGTCCGACATGGTCCGCTGGAGGATGATCTGCAGTCCGAGGCCGACGATCTGTCCGGCGGTCATGGAGACGTACTGGAAGCTGGAGGCGAAGCCGCGCCGCCTGGGGTCGGAGGCTTCGGTCAGGTACGTGGCGCTGGCCGCGTACTCGCCGCCCACGGACAGGCCCTGCAGCAGGCGGGCGACGAGCAGGACGAGCGCGCCGCCGTAGCCGGCCACCGCGTAGGTCGGGGCGACGGCGATCAGGATCGCCGACGCCGACATCAGCGTCACGGTCAGCGTCAGCGCCGCCTTGCGGCCTCTGCGGTCCCCGACCCGGCCCAGCAGCCAGCCGCCGACGGGGCGCATGAAGAAGCCGACGGCGAAGATGCCGGCGGTGTTCATCAGCTGGGCGGTGGGATTCCCCTTCGGGAAGAACGCGCCGGCGAAGTAGGTGGCGAAGCTCGCGTACACGAACCAGTCGAACCACTCGACCATGTTCCCCGCCGAACCGACCCAGATCTTCTTCCAGTGTTGTGGTCCCATGGGCCGGTACATGCCCGCCCGCGGAGGAAACGATTCCACGCGGCCCCGCGCCCCTCAGGGAACCGCTGTGAGCCCTTCCTCGATGAACTCCCGCACGTGCGCGAGCACTTGGTCCCGGTCGGCGCCGCGCAGCCCGATGGCCACATGGATGGAGAACCCGTCCAGCAGCGCGCGCAGCCTCGTCGCGAAGCGGTCGGC
This genomic interval from Streptomyces sp. NBC_00557 contains the following:
- a CDS encoding MFS transporter, whose protein sequence is MGPQHWKKIWVGSAGNMVEWFDWFVYASFATYFAGAFFPKGNPTAQLMNTAGIFAVGFFMRPVGGWLLGRVGDRRGRKAALTLTVTLMSASAILIAVAPTYAVAGYGGALVLLVARLLQGLSVGGEYAASATYLTEASDPRRRGFASSFQYVSMTAGQIVGLGLQIILQRTMSDGALHSYGWRIPFVVGAFGAAVVFYLRRSMLETEVYEEDTSRTEERGTLRALWRHRREALLVMALTMGGTVAYYTYTTYLTKYLSNSAGLSKQTATLVSFTALIVFAALQPLAGALSDRIGRRPLLITFAVGSTVLTVPIMTLLRHAGGFWPALGLALLALVVVTGYTSINACVKAELFPTGVRALGVALPYALANALFGGTAEYIALWFKSAGIESGFYWYVAGCAAVSLVVYVTMRETKDLDLARMRDRTDTSLTPAS